From the genome of Candidatus Cloacimonadaceae bacterium, one region includes:
- a CDS encoding DNA adenine methylase has protein sequence MQSQLDLFIPTPDHDYDIEENPLYLSTQLLTYIGNKRSLLGFIGQGVAMVQNRLNKKKLRTFDVFSGSGIVARFLKQFSSMMYVSDLEKYSYVINECYLTNNADFNSLLYDSIFREIKWNIEEHGLREGLIRKLYSPQDDKMIVASDRVFYTNRNAMYIDTVRSYIEDVPPEMKKFLLAPLLADASVHSNTSGVFKGFYKDSETGVGQFGGTNQDALKRILGNIELKKPVLSNFECDYLVFQEDSNKIINELEEVDLAYIDPPYNQHPYGSNYFMLNLIVDYKEPQEVSKVSGIPNTWNKSLYNKKRSSFAAFRQLIEDVRAKYILISFNSEGFISLDMMTELLNGIGKLTVLETKYNTFRGCRNLHNREKHVKEYLYLLEK, from the coding sequence GTGCAATCTCAATTAGATTTATTCATACCAACACCTGATCATGATTATGATATAGAAGAAAATCCACTATACTTATCAACCCAACTCCTTACCTATATCGGTAACAAAAGGAGTTTGCTCGGGTTTATCGGTCAAGGGGTTGCCATGGTTCAGAACAGGCTGAATAAAAAGAAGTTGAGAACATTTGATGTCTTTTCTGGGTCTGGTATAGTTGCTAGGTTTCTGAAACAATTTTCCAGCATGATGTATGTTAGTGACCTGGAGAAATACTCTTATGTAATCAATGAGTGCTACCTTACCAATAATGCTGACTTTAATTCTCTTCTTTACGACAGTATTTTTCGGGAGATAAAATGGAACATTGAAGAACATGGCTTACGAGAGGGGTTGATAAGAAAGCTATATTCACCCCAAGATGATAAAATGATAGTAGCTTCCGACAGAGTATTTTACACAAATAGAAATGCCATGTATATTGACACCGTGCGTTCATACATAGAGGATGTTCCACCAGAAATGAAGAAGTTTTTATTAGCTCCACTCTTGGCAGATGCGTCAGTTCACAGCAATACATCTGGAGTCTTTAAAGGATTCTACAAGGATTCTGAGACAGGAGTAGGCCAGTTTGGCGGCACTAATCAGGACGCTCTGAAGAGGATATTGGGTAATATTGAACTGAAAAAACCCGTACTAAGCAACTTTGAATGTGATTATCTGGTTTTTCAAGAAGATTCTAACAAGATAATCAATGAACTCGAGGAGGTCGATTTAGCCTATATTGATCCACCCTATAATCAACATCCTTATGGGTCAAATTACTTTATGCTTAATCTGATTGTAGATTATAAAGAACCACAAGAGGTTAGCAAGGTGTCCGGCATTCCTAACACCTGGAATAAATCTCTTTACAACAAAAAACGGAGCTCATTTGCTGCATTTAGACAATTGATCGAGGATGTCCGGGCGAAGTACATACTGATTTCATTTAACTCGGAAGGTTTTATCAGTCTGGATATGATGACAGAATTGCTGAATGGTATCGGCAAACTTACGGTTTTAGAAACAAAATACAATACCTTTCGCGGCTGCAGAAACCTTCATAATAGGGAAAAGCATGTGAAAGAGTATTTATACTTATTGGAGAAATAA
- a CDS encoding EcoRI family type II restriction endonuclease translates to MKPDGGIVFIKDNDDKSYPILISEAKNQGTNDLRAEEGLKKQAHGNAVERLGKNVIGFKTAVMFESIFPFVCFGYGCDFADGCSIIDRVVTIAMFSELNVVRLHNEGASQQVNRGSFFFRKEKWSETEMYNIMFDIADRSILYYFSKYKQENFVTQ, encoded by the coding sequence ATGAAACCAGATGGTGGTATTGTGTTTATCAAAGATAACGATGATAAGAGTTACCCCATATTGATATCGGAAGCCAAAAATCAGGGAACTAATGATTTGCGGGCTGAGGAAGGATTGAAAAAACAGGCTCATGGAAATGCAGTTGAAAGATTAGGGAAAAATGTGATTGGTTTCAAAACAGCGGTGATGTTTGAGTCGATATTCCCTTTTGTCTGCTTTGGTTATGGTTGTGATTTTGCCGATGGTTGCAGCATTATTGATCGAGTAGTTACAATTGCCATGTTTTCAGAGTTAAATGTTGTAAGATTACATAATGAAGGCGCAAGCCAGCAGGTTAATCGTGGCAGCTTTTTCTTCCGCAAGGAAAAATGGTCAGAGACCGAAATGTACAATATCATGTTTGATATTGCAGACAGGAGCATATTGTATTACTTTTCCAAATATAAACAGGAGAACTTTGTCACCCAATAG